A genome region from Chthoniobacterales bacterium includes the following:
- a CDS encoding AAA family ATPase: MNTPFQKIMNLITPAPSNSADGLESLVSQSHRVISAFPTGGFLGFYGLKDNPFADSVNPDFFYRTNAHNEALEKMRMTAEHKISLGMVTGPSGTGKTLLTQILLKSFDEEKYETILVLVTPGLSKTGLLREILSELGVAQPAGMSRTEDLVKLLSNAIIELHEEGRRLVIIVDECHLLSAECLHILRTISNLEIPDRKLASCLLFGEERFSKRLQNPSYASLRNRMFFQAELTPMSVKDVGQYVQFRLLTAGRMTDLFTEDAIEALQEKSGGICRTLNKFSFLTLIEGARQECQTIDGEIVEAALHKI, encoded by the coding sequence ATGAACACACCCTTCCAAAAAATCATGAACCTCATCACCCCAGCCCCATCCAACTCCGCCGACGGTTTGGAATCTCTGGTCTCGCAATCTCACCGCGTCATCAGCGCATTCCCAACCGGAGGATTTCTTGGCTTCTACGGGTTAAAGGATAATCCCTTTGCCGACTCGGTGAACCCGGATTTTTTCTATCGGACGAATGCGCATAATGAGGCACTGGAAAAAATGCGGATGACCGCAGAGCACAAAATTTCCCTCGGCATGGTCACCGGTCCGAGCGGAACGGGTAAAACTTTGCTGACCCAGATTCTATTGAAAAGTTTCGATGAGGAAAAATACGAAACCATCCTAGTGTTAGTTACCCCAGGCTTGAGCAAGACCGGACTGCTGCGAGAAATTTTATCCGAGCTGGGTGTCGCCCAACCGGCTGGGATGAGTCGGACCGAGGACCTGGTGAAGCTCTTGAGCAACGCTATTATCGAACTGCACGAGGAAGGCCGCAGGCTCGTGATCATTGTCGATGAATGCCATCTGCTTTCCGCCGAGTGCCTGCACATTTTGCGGACGATTAGCAACTTGGAAATTCCCGACCGCAAGCTGGCGTCGTGTCTTCTCTTCGGAGAGGAACGCTTCTCCAAACGGCTGCAAAATCCGAGTTACGCATCGTTGCGCAACCGGATGTTTTTTCAAGCGGAGCTAACTCCGATGTCGGTAAAAGATGTGGGGCAGTATGTTCAGTTTCGCCTGTTGACGGCAGGGCGCATGACGGATTTATTCACGGAGGATGCCATCGAGGCGTTGCAGGAAAAATCGGGCGGCATCTGCCGGACGTTAAACAAATTCAGCTTCCTCACTCTCATCGAAGGTGCCAGGCAGGAGTGCCAGACCATTGATGGTGAGATCGTCGAAGCTGCCCTGCACAAGATCTAA
- the mdoH gene encoding glucans biosynthesis glucosyltransferase MdoH, with the protein MNAFVSPGNDVVSARRAAFLATGIGLTATGLWLIWQRFSPNGRTPLEWALMILFGVLFLQLAFGFSIAFWGFVTFLRGGDRAQIMSGLPEVSDAGEISATAIVMPVFNEDVTRVFRGLESMVRSLEDTGQSAAFDFYILSDSNQPDNWLAEEAAWLDLCSRLSAFGHIFYRKRRVSLHGKSGNIADFCRRWGKRYRYMVILDADSIMQGDTLVRLARALDANPTVGIIQTAPKLVRGTTVLQRLVQFTTSVVGPIFAAGSNFWQLAGGNYWGHNAIIRLQPFMEHCVLPELPVKDPDARHIMSHDTIEAALMQQAGFQVWLAYEELGSFEEGPPNLTESLKRDRRWCQGNLQHFWFLFAPGTNFSNRVHILFGLMAYITSPLLVLSIILGGVDSYWAGRYALLSSQPEDPAWSNSSWATMNLLWLTIALLFIPKILGTITALPRTRHFGGGLRLFLSSLFETLLSILLAPVMLFFYTKFVVLTMLGIRVSWKTQNRSGSGIPLGDAIREYWQPTFAGIIATAACLHWTPDLFWWLSPLLAGWLLTIPLVMFSGSEQIGAWLLRKGLMLIPEEIAAPGVLAFLDSNNSVESPGSGLLDVFRSPYMNAIHLSFLRRNRPRTHYKAEYLERLRHRLLHEGPSSLSRRETLALLWDPDAVAATHRSLWAAEPGSLHASWLPPAG; encoded by the coding sequence ATGAACGCTTTTGTCTCACCCGGAAATGACGTTGTCTCGGCTCGTCGCGCCGCTTTTCTCGCGACTGGGATCGGTCTGACAGCAACTGGACTGTGGCTGATCTGGCAGCGCTTTTCCCCAAACGGACGCACTCCATTGGAGTGGGCGTTGATGATCCTTTTCGGCGTTCTGTTTTTGCAGCTGGCCTTCGGCTTCAGCATCGCGTTCTGGGGCTTTGTGACATTCCTGCGCGGTGGAGATCGGGCTCAAATCATGTCCGGTCTGCCGGAGGTTTCTGATGCGGGGGAAATCAGCGCGACGGCGATTGTCATGCCCGTTTTCAACGAGGATGTTACTCGGGTCTTTCGTGGCTTGGAATCAATGGTGCGCTCCCTCGAGGACACGGGTCAGAGCGCGGCTTTCGATTTCTATATTTTGAGTGACTCGAACCAGCCGGACAACTGGCTCGCTGAGGAAGCGGCTTGGCTGGATCTTTGCAGCCGGTTGTCTGCATTCGGGCATATCTTTTATCGCAAACGCCGGGTGTCGCTGCATGGCAAAAGCGGCAACATCGCCGACTTTTGCCGACGCTGGGGCAAGCGTTATCGCTACATGGTCATCCTCGATGCGGACAGCATTATGCAGGGCGACACTCTGGTGCGCCTCGCTCGCGCGCTGGACGCCAATCCTACGGTTGGGATTATTCAGACTGCACCCAAACTCGTTCGCGGCACAACGGTTTTGCAACGGCTCGTGCAATTTACAACGTCGGTTGTCGGACCCATTTTTGCGGCTGGCTCAAATTTCTGGCAACTCGCCGGCGGTAACTATTGGGGACACAATGCCATCATTCGGCTCCAGCCGTTTATGGAGCATTGCGTGCTGCCCGAACTGCCGGTAAAAGATCCCGACGCCCGGCACATCATGAGTCACGATACGATCGAAGCCGCGCTCATGCAGCAGGCTGGCTTCCAAGTTTGGCTGGCTTATGAGGAGCTCGGCTCCTTTGAGGAAGGTCCGCCCAATTTGACCGAAAGCCTCAAACGCGACCGCCGCTGGTGTCAGGGAAATCTACAGCATTTCTGGTTTCTCTTTGCACCTGGCACAAATTTTTCAAACCGGGTCCACATCTTGTTTGGCCTGATGGCTTACATCACTTCGCCATTATTGGTTCTGTCGATTATTCTCGGCGGAGTGGACTCCTACTGGGCGGGACGTTACGCGCTACTCTCATCCCAACCGGAAGATCCAGCGTGGTCGAATAGCAGCTGGGCAACGATGAATTTGCTTTGGCTGACCATCGCATTGCTCTTCATTCCAAAAATTCTAGGAACGATCACAGCCCTGCCTCGAACGCGGCATTTTGGCGGCGGACTCCGGCTCTTTTTGAGTTCCCTGTTTGAAACTCTGCTCTCGATTCTGCTCGCGCCAGTGATGCTTTTTTTCTACACGAAATTTGTCGTTCTGACGATGCTCGGCATCCGCGTATCATGGAAGACACAGAATCGTTCCGGTTCCGGCATTCCGCTGGGTGATGCCATTCGGGAGTATTGGCAGCCGACATTTGCGGGAATTATCGCCACCGCAGCTTGTCTCCATTGGACTCCCGATCTTTTTTGGTGGCTTTCTCCCTTGCTGGCGGGATGGCTGCTTACAATTCCTCTGGTGATGTTTTCCGGCTCGGAACAAATCGGAGCGTGGCTTCTCCGCAAGGGGCTCATGCTTATTCCAGAGGAGATCGCGGCACCTGGGGTTCTGGCATTTTTGGATTCCAACAATTCCGTTGAGTCCCCAGGCAGCGGATTGCTGGATGTTTTCCGCTCGCCCTACATGAATGCGATCCATCTATCTTTCCTTCGTCGCAATCGCCCGCGCACACACTACAAGGCTGAGTACTTGGAACGCCTGCGCCACCGTCTGCTTCATGAAGGTCCGTCCTCGCTCAGCCGCCGGGAAACACTGGCATTGCTCTGGGACCCGGATGCAGTGGCCGCGACCCATCGCAGTCTATGGGCGGCGGAACCTGGTTCCCTGCATGCGTCCTGGCTGCCTCCAGCTGGTTGA
- the rfbA gene encoding glucose-1-phosphate thymidylyltransferase RfbA has product MTSSKKGIVLAGGAGTRLHPLTQIVCKQLLPIYDKPMIHYPLSTLMLGGIREVLIISTPKDIPMFQHLFGDGSSLGMQIEYAIQPEPNGIAQAFIIGEKFLAGNGVSLVLGDNIFHGNLDFYREALQIENGACVFAYQVSDPERYGVVEFDSTGRAISLEEKPKVPKSHYAVPGLYVYDSEIVEICRNLAPSPRGELEITDVNLTYLQRNKLHVKMLSRGMAWLDTGTHASLLEASNYIATLENRQGLKVACLEEIALVQSFIDVAGLERIISDLPGSPYRKYLEKVCAEFLQPG; this is encoded by the coding sequence ATGACTTCTTCCAAAAAAGGCATCGTCCTTGCAGGCGGTGCCGGAACCCGGCTGCACCCGCTCACGCAGATTGTCTGCAAACAACTCCTGCCGATCTACGACAAGCCGATGATTCATTACCCGCTGAGCACGCTGATGCTAGGCGGGATTCGGGAGGTACTTATCATCTCCACACCGAAGGACATTCCGATGTTTCAGCACCTCTTCGGCGACGGCAGCAGTCTGGGAATGCAGATCGAATACGCCATCCAGCCGGAGCCGAATGGCATCGCGCAAGCCTTCATAATCGGTGAAAAATTTCTCGCTGGGAATGGAGTTTCATTGGTCTTGGGGGATAACATATTCCACGGCAATCTGGATTTTTATCGCGAAGCCTTGCAGATCGAAAACGGTGCCTGCGTCTTCGCCTATCAGGTCTCCGATCCGGAGCGTTACGGAGTAGTCGAGTTTGATTCGACTGGGCGCGCCATCAGTCTGGAGGAAAAGCCGAAGGTGCCGAAAAGCCATTACGCCGTGCCGGGCCTCTACGTTTACGATTCGGAAATCGTGGAGATTTGCCGCAACCTCGCTCCGTCACCACGTGGCGAGTTGGAGATTACCGACGTAAACCTGACCTATCTCCAGCGTAATAAGTTGCACGTGAAAATGCTCAGTCGCGGCATGGCCTGGCTCGACACGGGCACCCACGCGAGCTTGTTGGAGGCTTCCAATTACATCGCAACACTGGAGAATCGCCAGGGTTTGAAAGTGGCCTGCCTGGAGGAAATTGCCCTTGTCCAAAGCTTCATCGATGTCGCTGGTTTGGAGCGCATCATTTCCGACCTGCCGGGAAGTCCCTATCGAAAATATCTGGAAAAAGTCTGCGCAGAATTCTTGCAGCCCGGGTGA
- a CDS encoding SPFH and helix-turn-helix domain-containing protein encodes MGLLDFIKGELIDIIEWTDDSRDTLSYRFPDDDKEIKNGAQLIVRESQVAQFLYVGQFGDTFPPGRHTLTTENIPVLTTLKGWKYGFQTPFKADVYFVNTRLFTGNKWGTSNPIMMRDADFGIVRVRAFGTFDFHIVEPKIFLKEVAGSDQNFRLDEFADTMRSRIVSVFSEALAEAKVPVLDVATRYSEVGEALLPLLNPAVISKYGLEITSFILENVSVPPEVEAAIDKRSSMAAVGNLNDFVKYQMGEGMAKGGGAGGAGAELAVGLAMAQQVAQSVQSTPAVGSTPPPVPVASGLPDLLSPAQAAELLGVTEADVSSILESGELKGKKIGSTWRITRAAVENFLAS; translated from the coding sequence ATGGGCTTACTTGACTTCATTAAAGGCGAACTGATCGACATCATCGAGTGGACCGACGACTCACGCGACACGCTGAGTTACCGCTTTCCCGACGACGACAAGGAAATCAAGAATGGTGCCCAGCTCATCGTCCGAGAAAGTCAGGTCGCGCAGTTTCTGTATGTTGGGCAATTTGGCGACACGTTTCCTCCCGGTCGCCACACCCTGACAACGGAAAACATCCCCGTTCTCACCACGCTCAAGGGCTGGAAATACGGCTTCCAGACACCGTTCAAGGCCGACGTTTATTTCGTTAACACGCGGCTTTTCACCGGCAATAAATGGGGCACTTCCAACCCGATCATGATGCGCGACGCCGACTTCGGCATCGTGCGCGTGCGGGCTTTCGGCACATTCGACTTCCATATCGTTGAGCCAAAAATCTTCCTGAAAGAAGTCGCTGGCTCGGATCAAAATTTCCGGCTGGACGAATTTGCCGATACCATGCGCTCGCGAATCGTCAGCGTATTTTCCGAAGCTTTGGCCGAGGCAAAAGTTCCCGTGCTCGACGTCGCCACGCGTTATTCCGAAGTCGGCGAGGCGCTCCTGCCGCTCCTCAATCCGGCGGTCATCAGCAAATACGGCTTGGAGATTACCTCGTTCATCCTGGAAAACGTCTCCGTGCCGCCCGAAGTCGAGGCTGCCATCGACAAGCGCAGCAGCATGGCCGCTGTCGGCAATCTCAACGACTTCGTCAAATACCAGATGGGCGAGGGAATGGCGAAAGGCGGCGGTGCTGGTGGCGCTGGAGCCGAGCTCGCCGTGGGTCTCGCCATGGCGCAACAGGTCGCGCAATCGGTGCAATCCACGCCCGCCGTGGGCAGCACGCCGCCGCCAGTTCCAGTCGCCTCTGGATTGCCGGATTTGCTGAGCCCGGCGCAAGCTGCCGAACTCCTCGGAGTCACTGAGGCCGACGTTTCCAGCATCTTGGAAAGCGGCGAGCTCAAAGGCAAAAAGATCGGCTCCACCTGGCGCATCACCAGGGCAGCCGTGGAAAACTTTCTCGCGAGTTAG
- a CDS encoding MinD/ParA family protein, protein MNHLENPPIPEMEPSRIQFLEKSFSEWLGMAGRGSHVAALEEDGLAMLHWLHDLIFVQGKSLEAVRAELFEANGGLRFIAVSSGKGGVGKTTCSVSLAHAMASLGHRVLLVDADLGLGNVHVFAGVNPTVTIQDFLNHTVPIQDALTAVSDRLWLLCGGSGVAGLASLDSRRMNRLLRHLRGLKRSLDYVIIDTGAGLSAQVLNFLLQAQDIIVVTTPNIAATLDAYGMIKTIHEQGMNGKVRLLINQCKDAAEADAVGEKLIGCARQFLGDAPEMLGFITRDDQIEHSNQSRQPFVLLHRDDPNSARMMAIAEQLTLTAPSVPHHEVHALEQLQPA, encoded by the coding sequence ATGAATCACTTAGAAAATCCCCCCATTCCAGAAATGGAGCCGAGTCGCATCCAATTCTTGGAAAAAAGCTTTTCCGAGTGGCTGGGGATGGCCGGGCGCGGGAGTCATGTGGCGGCACTGGAGGAGGATGGGCTCGCCATGCTGCACTGGCTGCATGATCTGATTTTTGTGCAGGGAAAAAGTCTTGAGGCCGTGCGCGCGGAGCTTTTCGAGGCGAACGGCGGCCTTCGTTTCATCGCGGTGAGCAGTGGCAAGGGCGGCGTGGGCAAGACGACCTGCTCAGTGAGTCTGGCTCATGCGATGGCGTCGCTGGGACACCGGGTTTTGCTGGTCGATGCCGACCTCGGTTTGGGAAATGTCCACGTCTTCGCCGGAGTCAATCCGACGGTTACCATTCAGGATTTCTTGAATCATACGGTGCCGATCCAGGACGCGCTCACCGCCGTGAGCGACCGGCTCTGGCTGCTCTGCGGCGGCTCGGGTGTGGCTGGACTGGCCAGCCTGGACTCGCGGCGGATGAATCGGCTCCTGCGCCATTTGCGCGGTCTCAAGCGCTCGCTGGATTACGTTATCATCGACACAGGCGCAGGGCTCTCGGCACAGGTGCTGAATTTCCTTTTGCAGGCGCAGGACATCATTGTGGTCACCACTCCTAATATCGCAGCGACGCTCGACGCTTACGGCATGATCAAGACGATCCATGAGCAGGGGATGAATGGAAAAGTGAGGCTGCTGATCAACCAGTGCAAGGATGCCGCCGAGGCCGATGCGGTGGGCGAAAAGCTGATCGGATGCGCCCGGCAATTTCTGGGTGACGCCCCGGAGATGTTAGGTTTTATCACTCGCGACGACCAGATCGAGCATTCGAATCAAAGTCGCCAACCATTTGTTTTGCTGCACAGAGACGACCCCAACTCCGCCCGGATGATGGCCATCGCTGAGCAGCTAACCCTCACCGCCCCATCCGTTCCCCATCACGAAGTGCACGCTCTCGAGCAGCTTCAACCCGCCTAG
- a CDS encoding dienelactone hydrolase family protein, translating to MAAFLYTGMAQVATQTEHFESGGKSVRLEIFTASPRADTPAILVLHGSTGVAFGNRFIAGLATQFAQQGFEVYLLHYFDRTNTQYADDATIRKSFADWSGTVNDALKVIHQKRPEAKIGIFGYSLGGYLAAAADVRNPHVAATVILSGGIDENSQRLAERTAPALILHGEDDTRVLPSESRKLEKVLRSVGGKPEFHLYPGEGHIFSLPTYADVVVRGTAFFQKNLRVAP from the coding sequence ATGGCTGCCTTTCTATATACCGGGATGGCGCAAGTCGCCACACAGACCGAGCACTTCGAAAGTGGCGGGAAATCAGTGCGACTGGAAATTTTTACTGCCTCACCACGCGCGGACACACCAGCCATTCTCGTGCTGCACGGCTCGACCGGAGTGGCATTTGGCAACCGGTTTATTGCTGGTCTGGCGACGCAGTTTGCCCAGCAGGGATTCGAAGTTTATCTCCTGCATTATTTCGATCGGACGAACACGCAATACGCCGACGACGCCACAATCCGGAAGTCCTTCGCGGATTGGAGCGGCACTGTGAATGACGCATTGAAAGTCATTCACCAAAAGCGTCCAGAGGCTAAAATCGGGATTTTTGGGTACTCTCTCGGCGGCTATCTGGCGGCCGCTGCGGATGTCAGAAATCCACATGTCGCCGCGACTGTGATTTTGTCCGGCGGCATCGATGAAAATTCCCAGCGGCTCGCTGAGCGCACGGCACCCGCGCTTATTCTGCATGGAGAAGACGACACCCGCGTCCTACCCTCGGAGTCGCGAAAGTTGGAGAAAGTTCTCCGCAGCGTCGGCGGCAAACCGGAGTTTCATTTATATCCGGGAGAGGGACATATCTTTTCGCTGCCGACTTATGCGGATGTGGTGGTGCGTGGAACAGCCTTTTTTCAGAAGAACCTCCGAGTAGCGCCGTGA
- a CDS encoding glucan biosynthesis protein produces the protein MKTHLVFALLTIALLALVISQSRERTLTFQDIISQAQTLAAEPYAAVKEVDSSRLKTLNYDQYRDIRWKEEQTLWRRLGLPFQVKFFITGHLNNASVNLFQVNRDSARPLNFSSEYFNFGPQANHLTALDKLSAGYAGFRVHYPLNKPDYLDEVMVFLGGSYFRAVAKNQHYGLSARGLAIDTISDQAKEEFPVFTSFWLVQPGSNDRHFKLYALLDGPSVSGAYEFVVEPGESTRFDVHAVLFFRKKVEQFGIAPMSSMFWYGENTSNRFGGFRPEVHDSDGLLIHNADDEWVWRPLSWGINTQVNSFVANQTKGFGLLQRDRDFSHYQDLEANYEKRPSTWIEPRGDWGAGSVKLIQFPTKDEYWDNVVAFWQPAKSPQRGDRMDLSYTLWWQSGDPRSEPLARNVATRIDYQDAPYFRIFVVDFAGEELAKLPPETPLQADISASNGGVLDKVQVQKNTNDNTWRATFTASTQTLQKPIELRCVLRQDGRPLTETWTSTWIPQ, from the coding sequence ATGAAAACCCATCTCGTTTTTGCGCTCCTCACCATCGCCTTGCTGGCGCTGGTCATCAGTCAGTCGCGTGAGCGGACTTTGACCTTTCAGGACATTATCAGCCAGGCGCAAACCTTGGCGGCGGAGCCTTATGCAGCCGTCAAAGAAGTGGATTCCTCACGACTAAAAACGCTCAACTACGATCAGTATCGCGACATTCGTTGGAAAGAAGAGCAGACGCTCTGGCGCCGGTTGGGATTGCCGTTTCAGGTAAAATTTTTCATCACCGGTCACTTGAATAACGCCTCGGTAAACCTCTTTCAGGTGAACCGTGACAGCGCCCGCCCGCTGAATTTCTCCAGCGAGTATTTTAACTTCGGACCGCAGGCCAATCATCTCACGGCGCTGGATAAATTGAGCGCGGGCTACGCCGGATTTCGGGTGCATTATCCTTTGAACAAACCGGATTACCTCGACGAAGTGATGGTCTTTCTTGGCGGAAGTTATTTCCGAGCCGTTGCCAAGAACCAGCATTACGGACTCTCCGCGCGCGGCCTGGCCATCGACACGATCTCGGATCAGGCAAAGGAAGAATTTCCCGTTTTCACCTCCTTCTGGCTCGTGCAACCCGGCTCCAACGACCGCCATTTCAAGCTCTACGCCTTGCTCGATGGCCCGAGCGTTAGCGGAGCTTACGAGTTTGTTGTCGAACCTGGCGAGTCAACGCGATTTGATGTTCACGCCGTTCTTTTCTTCCGCAAAAAAGTCGAGCAGTTCGGTATCGCGCCCATGAGCAGCATGTTTTGGTATGGCGAAAACACCAGCAACAGATTCGGCGGATTTCGCCCCGAGGTGCACGATTCCGATGGGCTGTTGATTCACAACGCAGACGATGAATGGGTCTGGCGCCCGCTCTCCTGGGGAATAAATACGCAGGTAAATTCCTTCGTGGCCAATCAAACGAAAGGCTTCGGACTTCTCCAGCGCGACCGCGATTTCAGTCATTATCAAGACCTGGAGGCGAACTACGAAAAGCGTCCTAGCACCTGGATTGAGCCGCGTGGCGACTGGGGCGCGGGCTCTGTGAAGCTGATTCAGTTTCCTACCAAAGACGAGTATTGGGACAACGTGGTCGCCTTTTGGCAGCCAGCCAAAAGCCCTCAACGCGGCGATCGCATGGATCTCAGTTACACCCTTTGGTGGCAATCGGGAGATCCTCGTTCCGAGCCGCTCGCGCGAAATGTGGCGACACGGATTGATTACCAGGACGCTCCCTACTTCCGCATTTTCGTAGTCGATTTCGCGGGCGAAGAACTGGCCAAGTTACCTCCAGAGACGCCGCTTCAGGCAGATATTTCCGCCAGCAACGGAGGGGTGCTCGACAAAGTGCAGGTGCAGAAAAACACCAACGACAACACATGGCGCGCCACATTTACCGCGAGCACGCAAACCCTCCAGAAACCGATCGAACTCCGCTGTGTGCTGCGTCAGGATGGACGCCCGCTGACAGAGACCTGGACCTCCACCTGGATTCCCCAATGA